In one Corynebacterium bovis DSM 20582 = CIP 54.80 genomic region, the following are encoded:
- a CDS encoding HesB/IscA family protein, whose protein sequence is MTAPQTTAPATATGVVLTEAAAQKAGALLAQEGRDDLSLRIAVQPGGCAGLRYQLFFDDRSLDGDLVDTFDNVTLVVDRMSAPYLTGARIDFSDTIESQGFTIDNPNATGSCACGDSFS, encoded by the coding sequence ATGACTGCTCCACAAACGACTGCCCCGGCCACCGCGACCGGTGTCGTGCTCACTGAGGCCGCCGCGCAGAAGGCCGGCGCTCTGCTGGCCCAGGAGGGCCGGGACGATCTCTCGCTCCGCATCGCCGTCCAGCCGGGCGGGTGCGCGGGCCTGCGCTACCAGCTGTTCTTCGACGACCGTTCGCTCGACGGCGACCTTGTCGACACGTTCGACAACGTCACGCTCGTCGTCGACCGGATGTCCGCTCCGTACCTGACCGGTGCGCGCATCGACTTCTCGGACACCATCGAGTCCCAGGGATTCACGATCGACAACCCCAACGCCACCGGCTCCTGCGCCTGCGGCGACTCCTTCAGCTGA
- a CDS encoding DUF3043 domain-containing protein, whose amino-acid sequence MKIPSWKSRTSGDESTTTADGHDAATAVPVSAQADTGGPDPDETDAAALPKSRTPKKGRPTPKRNEVERRAGVRKSPYDAPLTPAEARKRRKEAKASMSREEYKAMKRRDREKAAAARRTANERMMAGDERYLMPRDRGEVRKFVRDWVDSHRYLMNFFMPVALVVLVIMFVGLKVPAVSQTVSIVLMVLVIVMAVEGLLLGRRVNREARDRFPGTTETGVGLGFYAFSRATMIRRMRTPAPQVAVGEVPGGRSR is encoded by the coding sequence GTGAAGATCCCCTCCTGGAAGTCCCGGACCTCGGGCGACGAGTCGACGACCACCGCTGACGGACACGACGCCGCGACCGCCGTCCCGGTGTCGGCGCAGGCAGACACCGGGGGCCCCGACCCCGACGAGACCGACGCCGCCGCCCTGCCGAAGAGCCGCACGCCGAAGAAGGGCCGCCCGACCCCGAAGCGCAACGAGGTCGAGCGGCGCGCCGGCGTCCGGAAGTCGCCGTACGACGCCCCGCTCACCCCCGCCGAGGCCCGCAAGCGCCGCAAGGAGGCCAAGGCCTCCATGTCGCGCGAGGAGTACAAGGCCATGAAGCGCCGCGACCGGGAGAAGGCCGCGGCGGCGCGCCGGACGGCCAACGAGCGCATGATGGCCGGCGACGAGCGGTACCTCATGCCCCGCGACCGGGGCGAGGTCCGGAAGTTCGTCCGCGACTGGGTCGACTCGCACCGGTATCTCATGAACTTCTTCATGCCCGTCGCCCTCGTGGTGCTCGTCATCATGTTCGTCGGCCTGAAGGTCCCGGCGGTGTCCCAGACCGTGTCGATCGTCCTCATGGTCCTCGTCATCGTCATGGCGGTCGAGGGCCTGCTGCTCGGCCGGCGGGTCAACCGGGAGGCGCGGGACCGGTTCCCGGGGACGACGGAGACGGGCGTGGGCCTCGGCTTCTACGCCTTCAGCCGGGCGACGATGATCCGGCGGATGCGCACCCCGGCCCCGCAGGTCGCGGTCGGTGAGGTCCCCGGGGGCCGGTCGCGGTGA
- a CDS encoding nicotinate-nucleotide--dimethylbenzimidazole phosphoribosyltransferase: MTGDPVTFGDVTPPDDDAARAALTRLAGVAVPAGAGATVRTPEPAVARVAGWLAARGSSASDCRLVIFAGDNGVVTDGPRDGGRVTLLPEGFSSDAADAVGDGSAPVVALAHRVDAALRLVDTNLHRGPAVTGAAADGPSDGDRDRWRVRDSSGAVDREDAMSDDELEAALRVGRDVADREIDGGADLLPTGEIGAGLTTVAATVVCAVCRAEPVRAVGPGAGVDDTTWRSKVAVIRDALFRVRRHRDSPRALLRSVTSPAVAAEAAFIAHAAERRTPVVLDGVASAAAAVVADLLCPGARSWCLPAHAAAEPAHRIAMTHLGAEPVVPGDLGLSQGAAALQVLPVLRTACALAAGPESDGDGDRPAEPDGAADRSANRGGGGDPAHH, translated from the coding sequence GTGACCGGCGACCCGGTGACGTTCGGTGACGTCACGCCCCCCGACGACGACGCCGCCCGCGCCGCACTGACCCGGCTCGCCGGGGTCGCCGTCCCGGCCGGTGCCGGCGCCACGGTCCGCACCCCGGAGCCCGCGGTCGCGCGGGTCGCCGGGTGGCTCGCCGCCCGCGGGTCGTCGGCCTCCGACTGCCGGCTCGTCATCTTCGCCGGGGACAACGGGGTCGTCACCGACGGGCCCCGGGACGGGGGGCGCGTCACCCTGCTGCCGGAGGGGTTCTCGTCCGACGCCGCGGACGCCGTCGGGGACGGCTCGGCACCGGTCGTCGCCCTCGCCCACCGGGTCGACGCCGCGCTCCGCCTCGTCGACACCAACCTCCACCGCGGCCCGGCCGTGACCGGCGCCGCCGCCGACGGCCCCTCGGACGGGGACCGGGACCGGTGGCGCGTGCGGGACAGCTCCGGCGCGGTCGACCGGGAGGACGCGATGTCGGACGACGAGCTCGAGGCGGCCCTGCGGGTCGGCCGGGACGTCGCCGACCGGGAGATCGACGGTGGGGCTGACCTGCTGCCCACCGGGGAGATCGGCGCGGGGCTCACGACGGTCGCCGCGACGGTCGTCTGCGCCGTCTGCCGTGCCGAACCCGTGCGTGCCGTCGGCCCGGGGGCCGGGGTCGACGACACGACGTGGCGGTCGAAGGTGGCCGTCATCCGGGACGCGCTCTTCCGCGTCCGCCGGCACCGCGACAGCCCGAGGGCGCTCCTGCGGAGCGTGACCTCCCCCGCGGTCGCGGCGGAGGCCGCGTTCATCGCCCACGCGGCGGAGCGGCGGACCCCCGTCGTGCTCGACGGTGTCGCCTCCGCGGCGGCCGCGGTGGTCGCGGATCTGCTCTGCCCGGGTGCCCGGTCCTGGTGTCTGCCGGCCCACGCGGCGGCGGAGCCCGCGCACCGCATCGCGATGACACACCTCGGGGCCGAGCCGGTCGTCCCGGGCGACCTCGGGTTGTCCCAGGGCGCGGCCGCCCTCCAGGTGCTGCCGGTCCTCCGGACGGCCTGCGCGCTCGCCGCGGGGCCGGAGTCCGACGGGGACGGGGACCGGCCGGCGGAGCCGGACGGGGCTGCGGACCGGTCGGCGAACCGGGGCGGGGGCGGGGATCCGGCCCACCACTGA
- a CDS encoding DUF4190 domain-containing protein: MTNDPRDERRPASPDVAPTQIFPPGYRTDRGAGYPGGGPGAGSAGYPGGAPAGRPGDWGPAVAGAPTPGASQGVTPVPVGTSPAGVPAVAPVVGPSQNHGPLAVVALTLGVLAIVVSPVGIILGLAAVILGALAVSSARTRLRPTGLAVAGIVTGVIGFIMSAVLIGGFMYIISELSDGCSALVGSRSSRCLTSTVSDLLDSTPPSAVPWTGTVPDPTGGVPDPGPARAPDTAPGDVTDDDLEKLGKELDDLLRQMTEAPLPGAEAPGVPGGLDDPATWQPGADAADLSRT, translated from the coding sequence ATGACGAACGATCCCCGCGATGAGCGCCGGCCAGCGTCCCCGGACGTGGCCCCGACCCAGATCTTCCCCCCGGGCTACCGCACCGACCGCGGCGCCGGCTACCCCGGTGGCGGTCCCGGTGCCGGTTCCGCCGGCTACCCCGGTGGCGCTCCCGCCGGCCGTCCGGGGGACTGGGGCCCGGCCGTGGCCGGGGCCCCGACGCCGGGGGCGTCCCAGGGGGTCACGCCCGTCCCGGTCGGGACGTCGCCGGCGGGGGTCCCGGCGGTCGCGCCCGTCGTGGGCCCGTCCCAGAACCACGGTCCGCTCGCTGTCGTCGCCCTCACCCTCGGCGTCCTCGCCATCGTCGTCTCCCCTGTGGGGATCATCCTCGGCCTCGCGGCCGTGATCCTCGGCGCTCTGGCGGTGTCCTCGGCGCGGACCCGGCTGCGCCCGACGGGCCTGGCCGTGGCCGGCATCGTCACCGGTGTCATCGGCTTCATCATGTCGGCCGTGCTCATCGGCGGATTCATGTACATCATCTCCGAGCTGAGCGACGGCTGCTCGGCGCTCGTGGGCAGCCGGTCGAGCCGGTGCCTGACCAGCACCGTCAGCGACCTGCTGGACTCCACCCCGCCGTCGGCCGTGCCCTGGACGGGTACCGTGCCCGACCCGACCGGCGGGGTCCCCGACCCCGGTCCCGCCCGGGCCCCCGACACCGCCCCCGGGGACGTCACCGATGACGACCTCGAGAAGCTCGGGAAGGAGCTCGACGATCTCCTCCGCCAGATGACCGAGGCGCCGCTGCCGGGCGCGGAGGCCCCGGGCGTCCCCGGCGGGCTCGACGACCCCGCCACCTGGCAGCCGGGGGCCGACGCCGCGGACCTGTCGCGGACCTGA
- a CDS encoding branched-chain amino acid aminotransferase, with product MSTASSPSAPSSASPAPAPSFAVTLNPDPTSPEERERILADPGFGRYMTDHMAVIDWNEEEGWHDARIVPYGPLTLDPATSVLHYGQAIFEGLKVYRQPDGSLATFRPDRNADRMRASARRLAMPELPDDLFLGAVRGLVDVDRDWVPAAGGEEALYIRPVMISRGTGLGVHPSSEYTFYVIASPAGAYFSGGINPVSVWLSTDYVRAAPGGTGAAKCAGNYAASLSAQREAEEQGCDQVVWLDAVERKWIEEMGGMNLAFVFGRGDNAELITPELSGSLLPGVTRASLLQVARDLGMNVVERRISAEEWEQAAGNGELSEVFACGTAAVITPVGTVRYPGGEFTVDDGRTGEVTMRLRSILTGIQRGTVEDAHGWMHTLIPAGEA from the coding sequence ATGTCGACCGCTTCGTCCCCGTCAGCACCCAGTTCAGCGTCCCCGGCCCCGGCCCCGTCCTTCGCCGTCACCCTGAACCCGGACCCCACCTCCCCGGAGGAGCGCGAGCGGATCCTCGCGGACCCCGGGTTCGGCCGGTACATGACGGACCACATGGCCGTCATCGACTGGAACGAGGAGGAGGGCTGGCACGACGCCCGTATCGTGCCCTACGGCCCGCTCACCCTCGACCCCGCGACGTCGGTGCTCCACTACGGCCAGGCCATCTTCGAGGGGCTCAAGGTCTACCGGCAGCCCGACGGGTCCCTGGCGACCTTCCGGCCGGACCGGAACGCGGACCGGATGCGGGCGTCCGCCCGGCGTCTCGCGATGCCGGAGCTGCCGGACGACCTGTTCCTCGGGGCGGTCCGGGGGCTCGTCGACGTCGACCGCGACTGGGTCCCCGCCGCGGGTGGCGAGGAGGCCCTGTACATCCGGCCCGTCATGATCTCCCGGGGGACCGGCCTGGGGGTGCACCCGTCGTCGGAGTACACCTTCTACGTCATCGCGTCCCCGGCCGGGGCGTACTTCAGCGGCGGGATCAACCCGGTCAGCGTGTGGCTGTCGACGGACTACGTCCGGGCCGCCCCCGGCGGCACCGGGGCGGCGAAGTGCGCGGGCAACTACGCCGCGTCCCTCTCCGCCCAGCGCGAGGCCGAGGAACAGGGCTGCGACCAGGTCGTGTGGCTCGACGCCGTCGAGCGCAAGTGGATCGAGGAGATGGGCGGGATGAACCTCGCGTTCGTCTTCGGCCGGGGCGACAACGCCGAGCTCATCACCCCGGAGCTGTCCGGGTCGCTGCTTCCCGGGGTGACCCGGGCGTCCCTGCTGCAGGTGGCGCGGGACCTCGGCATGAACGTCGTCGAGCGCCGGATCAGCGCCGAGGAGTGGGAGCAGGCCGCGGGCAACGGGGAGCTCAGCGAGGTCTTCGCCTGCGGGACCGCCGCCGTCATCACCCCGGTCGGGACCGTGCGCTACCCGGGTGGAGAGTTCACCGTCGACGACGGACGCACCGGGGAGGTCACGATGCGCCTCCGGTCGATTCTCACGGGCATCCAGCGCGGCACGGTCGAGGACGCGCACGGCTGGATGCACACGCTCATCCCGGCCGGGGAGGCCTGA
- a CDS encoding leucyl aminopeptidase, producing the protein MASDTTSLPLPARGAVPHLALADSVPTGPDGPDTLVVPVFTGESGIEVGGTAASPVPEPAQVELWKMLVAVGATGSRGEVTTLPAVEGTDVTTILAVGLGDADTVTSDDIRAAAGTASRSLRSARHVASLLGLLDLPAAVEGHALGAYRYDGQKAADPDRTDVGTVTVVGRGEDAAERFTHACAVVEAVTLARDLVNAPANALYPESYAEVVRAATTGTGVTVEVLDEHQLEEQGFGGIVGVGRGSARPPRLVRMTWSPEGDRSAGDGDAADGAAPTVALVGKGITFDTGGISLKPGASMDAMISDMGGSAAVIASVIAAAELDLPLTVTATVPLAENMPDGNATRPGDVLRHYNGTTTEVLNTDAEGRLVLADAIARACEDNPRYLIETATLTGAQLVALGDRTPGIMGSPAFRDAVAGISREVGENAWPMPLPPELNEALTSDVADIRNISGSRSGGMLVAGHYLGRFVTEGVEWVHIDVAGPAYNTGSAYGYTPKRGTGVPVRTIIATLEWLAAGGTTADDGEEPAGE; encoded by the coding sequence ATGGCCTCGGACACGACCTCCCTGCCCCTCCCCGCCCGCGGTGCGGTACCGCACCTGGCGCTCGCGGACAGCGTGCCCACCGGCCCCGACGGCCCGGACACCCTCGTCGTCCCGGTCTTCACCGGGGAGTCCGGCATCGAGGTCGGTGGCACCGCGGCCTCCCCCGTGCCGGAGCCCGCCCAGGTGGAGCTGTGGAAGATGCTCGTCGCGGTCGGGGCCACCGGGTCCCGGGGTGAGGTGACGACGCTGCCCGCCGTCGAGGGCACCGACGTGACGACGATCCTCGCGGTCGGTCTCGGCGACGCGGACACCGTGACGTCGGACGACATCCGCGCCGCCGCCGGCACCGCGTCCCGGTCGCTGCGGTCCGCGCGCCACGTCGCGAGCCTCCTCGGCCTGCTCGACCTGCCGGCCGCCGTCGAGGGCCACGCCCTCGGCGCGTACCGCTACGACGGCCAGAAGGCCGCCGACCCCGACCGCACGGACGTCGGCACGGTGACGGTCGTCGGCCGCGGTGAGGACGCCGCGGAGCGGTTCACCCACGCCTGCGCCGTCGTCGAGGCCGTGACCCTCGCCCGTGACCTCGTCAACGCCCCCGCGAACGCGCTGTACCCGGAGAGCTACGCCGAGGTCGTGCGCGCCGCGACGACGGGCACCGGGGTCACGGTCGAGGTTCTCGACGAGCACCAGCTGGAGGAGCAGGGCTTCGGCGGGATCGTCGGCGTCGGGCGGGGCTCCGCGCGTCCCCCGCGCCTGGTCCGCATGACGTGGTCGCCCGAGGGTGACCGGTCCGCCGGCGACGGGGACGCCGCGGACGGGGCGGCGCCGACCGTCGCGCTCGTCGGCAAGGGCATCACCTTCGACACCGGCGGGATCTCGCTGAAGCCCGGGGCGTCGATGGACGCGATGATCTCGGACATGGGCGGGTCGGCGGCGGTCATCGCCTCCGTCATCGCCGCCGCGGAACTCGACCTGCCGCTGACGGTCACGGCGACGGTGCCGCTCGCCGAGAACATGCCCGACGGGAACGCCACCCGGCCCGGTGACGTGCTGCGCCACTACAACGGGACGACGACCGAGGTGCTCAACACCGACGCCGAGGGGCGGCTCGTCCTCGCCGACGCGATCGCCCGCGCCTGCGAGGACAACCCCCGGTACCTCATCGAGACGGCCACGCTCACGGGGGCGCAGCTCGTCGCCCTCGGCGACCGCACCCCGGGGATCATGGGCAGCCCGGCGTTCCGGGACGCCGTCGCCGGGATCTCCCGGGAGGTCGGCGAGAACGCGTGGCCGATGCCGCTGCCGCCGGAGCTCAACGAGGCGCTGACCTCGGACGTCGCGGACATCCGCAACATCAGCGGGTCGCGGTCCGGCGGGATGCTCGTCGCCGGCCACTACCTCGGCCGGTTCGTCACCGAGGGCGTGGAGTGGGTGCACATCGACGTCGCCGGCCCGGCGTACAACACCGGGTCCGCCTACGGCTACACCCCGAAGCGCGGCACCGGGGTGCCGGTGCGGACGATCATCGCCACGCTGGAGTGGCTCGCCGCCGGCGGGACGACCGCCGACGACGGGGAGGAGCCGGCCGGCGAGTGA
- a CDS encoding oxidoreductase, producing the protein MFNFFRRRNDRGPGGAGGAGRPGGAGRSGGTVTPEARDHLRAWAAARTGVEGFVEPETLVNEMSVVFVDGHGEWTRRPIGGPRGIDDVASATGVPLYFAEETGYPQRMRDRMERDRIVRRRLEQMERRERLRDLREDGGTGAGD; encoded by the coding sequence GTGTTCAACTTCTTTCGACGGCGGAACGACCGGGGCCCGGGTGGTGCCGGCGGCGCGGGACGCCCCGGCGGGGCCGGGCGGTCCGGGGGGACCGTGACCCCGGAGGCCCGCGACCACCTGCGCGCCTGGGCCGCGGCGCGGACGGGCGTGGAGGGGTTCGTGGAACCGGAGACGCTGGTCAACGAGATGTCCGTCGTCTTCGTCGACGGTCATGGGGAGTGGACCCGCCGGCCGATCGGCGGTCCCCGGGGGATCGACGACGTCGCCTCCGCGACCGGCGTCCCCCTCTACTTCGCCGAGGAGACGGGCTACCCGCAGCGGATGCGTGACCGCATGGAACGGGACCGGATCGTCCGCCGGCGGCTCGAGCAGATGGAGCGCCGCGAGCGGCTCCGCGACCTGCGGGAGGACGGCGGGACCGGGGCGGGGGACTGA
- the sucB gene encoding 2-oxoglutarate dehydrogenase, E2 component, dihydrolipoamide succinyltransferase: MAHSVEMPELGESVTEGTITQWLKSVGDTVEVDEPLLEVSTDKVDTEIPAPVAGTLLKILAEEDDTVDVGAVIAEIGDSDEAPSGDDADDSGSSDSDNAADAGSSDSDEASDDDGADSSASDDSSDDAAASDDSGSAAPSGSGDATDVTMPELGESVSEGTITQWLKSVGDTVAVDEPLLEVSTDKVDTEVPSPVEGTLLEILAQEDDTVDVGAVIARVGDASAAPSGGDSAGTDGKDEDTAEKAEEKAPEKAEEKSEDTSEKKAPEAPAASSSSSQSSAGTEPGEGSLPYVTPLVRKLAEKHKVDLSKVTGSGVGGRIRKQDVLAAAEDTTPATGAAGAGSPAGSRASTKSVDRAKAELRGTTRKVNRIRAITAKTTLTSLHSAAQLTQVHEVDMTHVAELRKARKQAFRDAHGVNLTYLPFFAKAIVEALVSHPNINASYNAETQEMTYHDKVNLGIAVDTPEGLLSPVIHDAQDMSLPELAKAIVDLADRARNKKLKPNDIAGGTFTITNIGSEGALTDTPILVPPQAAMIGTGAIVKRPVVISEDDSDSIAIRQMVLLPMTYDHQVIDGADAGRFLTTVRDRLETADFEDDLGL; this comes from the coding sequence ATGGCGCATTCCGTCGAAATGCCCGAACTGGGCGAATCAGTCACCGAGGGGACGATCACCCAGTGGCTCAAGAGCGTCGGCGACACCGTCGAGGTCGATGAGCCGTTGCTCGAGGTCTCGACCGACAAGGTCGACACCGAGATCCCGGCGCCCGTCGCAGGGACGCTGCTGAAGATCCTCGCCGAGGAGGACGACACCGTGGACGTCGGCGCCGTCATCGCCGAGATCGGCGACAGCGACGAGGCGCCCTCCGGTGACGACGCCGACGACTCCGGCAGCTCCGACTCCGACAACGCCGCGGACGCCGGCAGCTCCGACTCCGACGAGGCCTCCGACGACGACGGGGCCGACAGCTCCGCCTCCGACGACAGCTCGGACGACGCGGCCGCCTCCGACGACTCCGGCTCCGCGGCCCCGTCCGGGTCGGGCGACGCCACCGACGTCACGATGCCCGAGCTCGGCGAGTCCGTGTCCGAGGGCACCATCACCCAGTGGCTGAAGAGCGTCGGCGACACCGTCGCCGTCGACGAGCCGCTGCTCGAGGTCTCGACCGACAAGGTCGACACCGAGGTCCCGTCGCCGGTCGAGGGCACGCTCCTCGAGATCCTGGCGCAGGAGGACGACACGGTGGACGTCGGCGCGGTCATCGCGCGCGTCGGCGACGCGTCCGCCGCCCCGTCCGGCGGGGACTCCGCCGGCACGGACGGGAAGGACGAGGACACGGCGGAGAAGGCCGAGGAGAAGGCCCCGGAGAAGGCCGAGGAGAAGAGCGAGGACACGAGCGAGAAGAAGGCCCCGGAGGCGCCGGCCGCGTCGTCCTCGTCGTCGCAGTCCTCCGCGGGCACCGAGCCGGGCGAGGGCTCCCTCCCCTACGTCACCCCGCTCGTCCGCAAGCTCGCCGAGAAGCACAAGGTCGACCTCTCGAAGGTCACCGGCTCCGGTGTCGGCGGCCGCATCCGCAAGCAGGACGTGCTCGCCGCGGCCGAGGACACGACGCCGGCGACGGGTGCCGCCGGGGCGGGCTCCCCGGCCGGCTCCCGCGCCTCGACGAAGTCCGTCGACCGCGCCAAGGCCGAGCTCCGCGGGACGACCCGCAAGGTCAACCGCATCCGGGCCATCACGGCGAAGACGACCCTCACGTCGCTGCACTCCGCCGCCCAGCTCACGCAGGTCCACGAGGTCGACATGACCCACGTCGCCGAGCTGCGCAAGGCCCGCAAGCAGGCGTTCCGGGACGCGCACGGCGTGAACCTCACGTACCTGCCGTTCTTCGCCAAGGCGATCGTCGAGGCCCTCGTCTCCCACCCGAACATCAACGCGTCCTACAACGCGGAGACGCAGGAGATGACCTACCACGACAAGGTCAACCTCGGCATCGCCGTGGACACCCCGGAGGGCCTGCTCTCCCCGGTCATCCACGACGCCCAGGACATGAGCCTGCCCGAGCTCGCGAAGGCGATCGTCGACCTCGCCGACCGGGCCCGGAACAAGAAGCTCAAGCCGAACGACATCGCGGGCGGCACGTTCACGATCACGAACATCGGCTCCGAGGGTGCTCTCACCGACACCCCGATCCTCGTCCCGCCGCAGGCCGCGATGATCGGCACCGGTGCCATCGTCAAGCGCCCGGTCGTCATCTCCGAGGACGACTCGGACTCGATCGCGATCCGCCAGATGGTGCTGCTCCCGATGACCTACGACCACCAGGTCATCGACGGTGCCGACGCCGGCCGCTTCCTCACGACGGTCCGCGACCGCCTCGAGACCGCGGACTTCGAGGACGACCTCGGACTGTAA
- the lipB gene encoding lipoyl(octanoyl) transferase LipB, with amino-acid sequence MGFQKGSIRRSTDAVVVEDLGTVDYMTAWHHQAELARSRADGDAPDTLITLQHPATYTAGRRTQPEDLPTNGLPVIDVDRGGRITWHGPGQLVVYPVVALANPVDVVDYVRRLEEAVIHTCRDLGLDDVGRVEGRSGVWLPAGVVDGVPVAARKVAAVGIRVTRGVAMHGIALNCDNSLEYYGHIVPCGLSDTGVTTLSRELGRPTTVADVRDGLVADILAALDGELPLTGSDIPEELAHGPVTGDPAGATGTGPDGR; translated from the coding sequence ATGGGATTCCAGAAGGGTTCGATCCGCCGCAGCACCGACGCCGTCGTCGTCGAGGATCTCGGGACCGTCGACTACATGACCGCCTGGCACCACCAGGCCGAACTCGCCCGGTCCCGCGCGGACGGCGACGCCCCGGACACGCTCATCACCCTCCAGCACCCGGCGACGTACACCGCCGGACGGCGGACACAACCCGAGGACCTGCCCACCAACGGGCTGCCCGTCATCGACGTCGACCGCGGCGGCCGGATCACCTGGCACGGCCCCGGGCAGCTCGTCGTCTACCCCGTCGTCGCCCTGGCGAACCCCGTCGACGTCGTCGACTACGTCCGGCGCCTCGAGGAGGCCGTCATCCACACGTGCCGGGACCTCGGGCTCGACGACGTCGGCCGGGTCGAGGGCCGGTCGGGGGTGTGGCTGCCCGCCGGGGTGGTCGACGGCGTCCCCGTCGCCGCGCGGAAGGTCGCCGCGGTGGGGATCCGGGTGACCCGCGGGGTCGCGATGCACGGCATCGCCCTGAACTGCGACAACTCGCTGGAGTACTACGGGCACATCGTGCCGTGCGGCCTCTCCGACACCGGGGTGACGACGCTGTCCCGCGAACTCGGCCGCCCGACGACCGTCGCCGACGTCCGGGACGGGCTCGTCGCGGACATCCTCGCCGCGCTCGACGGGGAGCTCCCCCTCACCGGGTCCGACATCCCGGAGGAGCTGGCGCACGGGCCCGTCACCGGCGACCCCGCGGGAGCCACCGGCACCGGTCCCGACGGGCGCTGA
- the lipA gene encoding lipoyl synthase — protein MTVSADGRRLLRIEAKNAQTPIEQKPRWIRTTAKMGPEFRDMKNRVAGAGLHTVCQEAGCPNIHECWEDREASFLIGGDTCSRRCDFCQIKSGRPTPLDRDEPRRVAENIREMDLRYATVTGVTRDDLDDEGAWLYAEIVRKIHELNPNTGVENLTPDFSAKPDLLRQVFEAEPEVFAHNLETVPRIFKRIRPAFRYDRSLEVIRAARDYGLVTKSNLILGMGETPDEVRSALRDLHDAGTDIITVTQYLRPTSMHHPIERWVKPEEFMEHSEYARELGFGAVMSGPLVRSSYRSGRLYAEAKASRGEPLPENLRHLGEKLDGTTSQEASTLLEKYGASEDTPVAAR, from the coding sequence GTGACTGTTTCAGCTGACGGACGACGACTGCTTCGCATCGAGGCGAAGAACGCGCAGACCCCCATCGAACAGAAGCCGCGGTGGATCCGCACGACGGCGAAGATGGGCCCGGAGTTCCGTGACATGAAGAACCGGGTCGCCGGCGCGGGGCTGCACACCGTCTGCCAGGAGGCCGGGTGCCCCAACATCCACGAGTGCTGGGAGGACCGCGAGGCGTCGTTCCTCATCGGCGGCGACACGTGCTCCCGCCGGTGCGACTTCTGCCAGATCAAGTCCGGCCGCCCCACCCCGCTCGACCGGGACGAGCCGCGGCGCGTCGCGGAGAACATCCGCGAGATGGACCTGCGCTACGCCACGGTGACGGGTGTGACCCGTGACGACCTCGACGACGAGGGCGCATGGCTGTACGCGGAGATCGTGCGGAAGATCCACGAGCTCAACCCGAACACGGGTGTCGAGAACCTCACCCCGGACTTCTCGGCCAAGCCGGACCTGCTCCGGCAGGTCTTCGAGGCCGAGCCGGAGGTCTTCGCCCACAACCTCGAGACCGTGCCGCGGATCTTCAAGCGCATCCGCCCGGCGTTCCGCTACGACCGCTCGCTCGAGGTCATCCGCGCGGCGCGGGACTACGGCCTCGTCACGAAGTCGAACCTCATCCTCGGCATGGGCGAGACCCCGGACGAGGTCCGCTCCGCGCTGCGTGACCTGCACGACGCCGGGACGGACATCATCACCGTCACGCAGTACCTGCGCCCGACGTCGATGCACCACCCCATCGAGCGGTGGGTCAAGCCGGAGGAGTTCATGGAGCACTCCGAGTACGCCCGCGAGCTGGGCTTCGGTGCGGTGATGTCCGGGCCGCTGGTCCGCTCGTCGTACCGCTCCGGCCGGCTGTACGCGGAGGCGAAGGCCTCCCGCGGCGAGCCCCTGCCCGAGAACCTGCGTCACCTCGGTGAGAAGCTCGACGGCACGACGAGCCAGGAGGCCAGCACCCTCCTCGAGAAGTACGGCGCCTCCGAGGACACGCCGGTCGCCGCGCGCTGA